From the Acidilutibacter cellobiosedens genome, one window contains:
- the nikB gene encoding nickel ABC transporter permease → MIKYSLKRILELIPTVFVVVFIVFVVTRVIPGDPAAVMLGPQASVEAVEELRENLGLNDSIAVQFGRYLKGVVHGDLGKSYYYNQPVTKLISERFPNTLVLAVISIIIGLLIGIPVGVVSATKQYSVFDYISMILALVGISVPIFWLAMMAVLLFSVNLGWLPSVGMGEGGLIDIIKHLILPSLCLATGPTATFARFTRSSMLDITKQDYIKTAHAKGLKEKLVIWRHAFKNALPPIITIAGMQFSSLLSGAVLTETIFSWPGLGKLIVDAIQNRDYTLVQGSVVYMAFVYIIVNLAVDICYAFLNPKVKASFEGNGGGEG, encoded by the coding sequence TTGATTAAATATTCATTAAAAAGAATACTGGAATTAATACCAACTGTATTTGTAGTAGTGTTTATAGTATTTGTCGTAACCCGTGTCATTCCTGGGGATCCTGCGGCTGTTATGTTAGGACCTCAAGCCAGTGTAGAAGCTGTAGAAGAACTAAGAGAGAACTTAGGTTTAAACGATAGTATAGCAGTACAGTTTGGCAGGTATTTGAAAGGAGTTGTACATGGGGATTTAGGTAAATCCTATTATTACAACCAACCTGTTACAAAACTTATAAGTGAAAGATTTCCCAATACTTTGGTATTGGCTGTTATAAGTATAATAATCGGACTTTTGATAGGTATACCTGTGGGAGTAGTATCGGCAACTAAACAATATTCAGTTTTTGATTATATATCTATGATTTTAGCCTTAGTTGGCATATCGGTACCTATATTTTGGTTAGCTATGATGGCAGTGTTGTTATTTAGTGTAAACCTCGGATGGCTGCCGTCTGTAGGAATGGGCGAAGGGGGTTTGATAGATATTATAAAACATTTAATTTTACCTTCACTTTGCCTTGCAACAGGACCTACAGCTACCTTTGCCAGGTTTACCCGTTCGAGTATGTTAGATATAACTAAACAGGATTATATAAAAACAGCTCATGCGAAGGGACTAAAGGAAAAATTGGTTATATGGAGGCATGCATTTAAAAATGCTTTACCTCCTATTATTACTATAGCAGGTATGCAATTTTCGTCGTTATTATCCGGTGCGGTTTTGACAGAGACCATATTTAGTTGGCCCGGATTAGGGAAGTTAATAGTTGATGCAATACAAAACAGAGACTATACTCTTGTCCAAGGAAGTGTTGTATACATGGCCTTTGTATATATAATAGTAAATTTGGCAGTTGATATTTGCTATGCATTTTTAAATCCAAAGGTTAAAGCTTCCTTTGAAGGCAACGGAGGTGGAGAAGGATAA